The Paenarthrobacter aurescens region CTCGCGGCGGCGCTCGACGCGCTGCGAGTTGCAGGGGCCGCGGCCTGCCAGGACTTCCTTGAACTCGTTCCAGTCCAAGGGTCCGTGCTCCCACTTCTTGGTTTCTTCGTTGAAACGGATGTCCTTATCAGGCAGGGTCAGGCCGAGGACACGGACCTGCTCCACCATCATGCCCACGAACCGGCTGCGCAGCTCGTCATTGCTGAAGCGCTTGATGTTCCAGGCCATGGACTGCTTGGAGTTGGGTGAATCGTCATCCGGCGGGCCGAACATCATCAGCGACGGCGCGTACCAGCGGTTCACTGCATCCTGGGCCATCTGCTTCTGCGCAGGCGTGCCGTTGGAGAGTTCAAGCAGGATCTCGAAACCCTGGCGCTGGTGGAATGATTCTTCCTTGCAGATGCGCACCATTGCGCGACCGTAAGGACCGTACGAGGCACGGCACAGGGGCACCTGGTTGCAGATGGCAGCGCCATCAACAAGCCAGCCAATGGCTCCCATGTCCGCCCAGGAGATGGTGGGGTAGTTGAAGATGGAGGAGTACCGGGCCTTGCCGGCGATCAGATCTTCCATCATCTGGTCCCGGGACTGGCCCAGGGTCTCAGCGGCCGAGTACAGGTACAGGCCGTGGCCGGCCTCGTCCTGAACCTTGGCCATGAGGATTGACTTGCGCTTCAAGCTCGGGGCCCTGGTGATCCAGTTGGCTTCCGGTTGCATGCCAATGATTTCCGAGTGGGCATGCTGCGAGATCTGGCGCAGCAAAGTCTTGCGGTACGCCGCCGGCATCCAGTCGCGCGGTTCGATGCGCGAGTCCTCCGAAATGATGCGATCAAAGTACGCCTGTCCGGCTGCCTCCCGCTCCTGCTCTTCCGGGGACAGCTCAGCGGGCACTGACTGCAGATTCTGCGATGCCATGGTTGCTCCTAATAAATTACCGACCGTTCGTTCAGAATATGCGGAGCGGATGATTTCAGTCAAGCGTTCGTGCCCTGATGCCGCAGATGATTGGAAGTGTTTGCGCGGCTCTGCGTTGTTGACAAGATCCGCGCTTCCGGCCGTGTTAACTTGGGGTGGGACCTCGGTTGTCCCCCTCACCGCCAGAAAAGAGCCTTACGTGGAATCGCCCCAGCCCTTCAGGATTCTCACCGTCTGCACAGGGAACATCTGCCGCTCCCCCGTGGCCGAACGGTTGCTGCAGGCCGGGCTGAACCAGGTAAGCCCCGGATCCTTCGAGGTCCGCAGCGCCGGGACCCGGGCCATGGTGGGTGAACCCATCCAGCCCCTCTCGGCACAGATCATCAGCACATTCCGCGGCAGCCCGGACGACTTCGCAGCCAGGCAACTAACTCCCCGGATACTCAAGGAAACCGATCTGGTGCTGGCCATGACCTCCAAGCACCGCGGAGAGGTCCTTCAACTGGACGCCTCCCTGTTGAAGCGCACCTTCACCGTCCGGGAATTCGCCCGCATGCTCTCCGTCCTGGAAAACCGTGGAGATACCACCCCTGCCGGCAACATCGCTGAGTTCTGGCGGGCACTCCCGGCCCGCGCGGCGTCCGTCCGCCACCTTGCGCTGCCCTCCGATCCTGCAGACAACGATGTGGTAGACCCCTACCGGCGAGCGGAAGAGGTCTACCACCAGATGGAGGATGAGCTGGCCCCGGCCATCCTGGGCATCCTCCGTTTTGCGCGCCTGACGGCGCCGGCCCAGGTTTCCTAGCCCCTAGTTGAGGGCAATCACCAGCATCTGGCTGGTACCAGGGATGCACGTCTGCAGAACCACTGCAGGGAATCCGCCAAAGACTGCTGCCACATCATTGGTGCTCCCCGGATTGGGCACCTGTCCCCTGCCCGTGGCCGTGAAAGTTCCGTAGCCCGGGATTGAGACGGTCTCGCCAACGGAGATTCCGGAGAACCGCCCCCAGCCTCCGCAGAAATCATGCTCGGTGATGAACGTGGCGTAGGCGTTGGTTGGGGTGTAATGAATGGGCCCAATGCAGGCGTCCACCATGGATTGCCCACCGGCTCCTGCAACGTAAATGGTCCGGACGGCAGGCGCAGGTGCGGGAGCCGGGGCCGGCGCGGGAGCGGGAGCCACGGCTGCGGGGGCGGCTGCGGCCTGGGCTTGCGCAGCCGGTGCGGCCGGAGCCGGTGCTGGCGCTGGAGCTGGGGCGGCCACCGCGATGGGCGGTCCGGTGAGCTTCAAAACCTGTCCGGGCACAATCACCGAGTAAGCGCTCAGACCATTGGCGGCCAGCATGGCCGTAACGTCCACGCCGTATCGCGCGGCAATGGAGCCCACAGTGTCCCCGGACACCACCGTGTAGAGGTTGGGATCCCCGGCAGGTGCAGCAGGGGCAGCCTCCACGGCGGCCGGCACTGGCACTGCAACCTCAGGGGCTGGTGCGGCTGGAGCCGGAGCGGGCGCATCTGCCACCGGTGCAGCTGCCGGAACTTCAGCGGCCGGCACGTCAGCTGGAACCGCGGCTTCTGCCTCCGCGTCCTGGACCGGCAAAGCTGCGGGCGCCTCAGCGCTATCGCCCTTGGAGAATTGTGCTTGCTCCTGGGAGGCATTCCGGTCAACGTCACCGGCAGGCTGAGTGGCCCAATTCACCACACCAAAAAACAAGGGGATCAACGCAAGTATGGCGATCACCGCGCCGGCAATCAGCAGTTTGGCTTTAGTGGACTGCGGCTGCCGAATATTGCTGCCGCTCTTGTTGGACAAGGAATTTTGAAGATCTACGTCGTTCATATTCATGGGAAACCCCGGACTCCATGGCTCTGGACCGCGCACCACGGGCCACTATTGGCCCGAACAAGAAAGCGCAGCTACGTATTGGGAGGAGCACCACCCACAAGTTGCGGGAGTGCAGTCCACCGCTGAGCCGGAGGAACGGAAAAGCAAAACCCCTACGAATTTCAATGGTAGGAAGGGGCCCCTTCCTGCCGCACGAGTAGGAACTACTCGACTTTCCTGCAGAGGGCCCTAACGGTTACTTGGGCATTACGCAGTTTCCAAAAATGAACTACTTGCTTCGGCCGGGCCAGTCCCCGCCGGCAGCCAGGAGTAGCCGATTCCGGGCATGGATCAAACGGATCAGCAATCGGCTTGCCCCTGCTCCGCCGCAGTACGTTGAGCCAAGCCCTCGCTGCTGCCAACGCCAAGGAACACATGACGCTCTCTTCCCATGCCCAAAACCCCTCCGCGGAGAAGGGGTCACGCCGTCAAAAGAGTGCAAAGAAGACCGCACGCAATGTCCTTCTTGGTTTCGCGGCTGCAGTTCTTGTGGTTGGCCTCATTGCCGGGGCGTACGTGTTCAATCTGGTGCAAACCTTCAACGCCGGTTCCACCACAATCGAGAACGCATTTCCCGAAGAATCCACACGCCCGCAGAAAGCCGAAAACAACACGGCAATGAACATTCTTGTGATGGGCAGCGATAGCCGCGGCGCCCAGCTGGAAGTGGAAGCCAATGCATCAAGTGACCAGCGCGCGGACACCTTGATGTTGGTGCACATTCCCGCAGACAGGAAAGAAGTCTACTCAATATCCCTGATGCGGGATCTGTGGATGGACATTCCAGGAAAGGGTGAATCAAAGATCAACTCCGCGCTTGCCTACGGCGGGGTCCCTCTGATGGTGCAGACCGTGGAATCGCTCTTTGACCAGCGCATCGACCACGTGGCCATGATCGACTTCGAGGGCTTCAAAGGCCTCACTGATGCCCTTGGCGGTGTTGAGGTTGACGTCCGGGTTCCCTTCGCGCCAAGCTCAGGACCCACGGCCGGACAGGTCTACAAGGCCGGCAAGCACACCCTCGATGGAGATCAAGCCCTCGCCTTTGTCCGAGAGCGCTGGGCGTTCAGTGATGGCGACTACCAACGGGTCAAGAACCAGCAGACCTACCTCCAAGCCGTGATTGGCAAGATCATTGCCCGAGAAACCCTGACCAATCCGGTGACTATCAGCAACATGGTCTCGGCCGTGTCCCCTTTTGTGGGCGTGGACGAGACCTTCGATGCTGCGGCAATCGGCAATCTGGCCCTCTCCCTGAAGGACGTGCGTGCCCAGGACACTGTCATGTTTACCCTGCCTACCCTTGGCACGGGCACCTCAACGGACGGGCAGTCGATTGTCCTGGCGGACACAGCTGCGATTGCTGACGTGGCAGCGGCACTTTCCACGGATCAGTTGGGCACGTACGTTGCTGCCCTCACCCGCTAAAGAGGTGTTCTCAGCCCCCATTTGCTCAGTGGGAGCACGAACCCGTCCACGCGGCCAATAATGTCTCCCCGGCCAACTGTTTTGGCGCAGCCCGCTGGTGACCCCTCGTTGCGGCAGGCAGTGACGGAATCCTGTGAGTCGGAGCGGTGATCGCCCATCAGCAGGTATTGATCCTCACCAAGGAGGATCGGCCCGAAGCAACGCGGTGACCTTACCGGCGTCGAGCAATCCGTTGTGCCGCTGATGAACGCCAAGTCCTGGAAGACGTATGGTTCCGCGACGGCTGCGCTGTTGACTATCACCTGGCCGGTAACTCCGCAGCATTCCACGGTGTCCCCGGGCAGGCCCACTACCCGTTTCACCAGATATTCGGTGTTGGCGGGGCCAATTCCGGTGAGCTCACCAAAGAAGCCCACACTGGTGCGAAGGACACCATGCTTGGGTGCGGGCCCCCATTGCGTTGGTTTTTTGAAAACTACTACGTCACCGTGTTCCGGGGCTGTTCCCGTGTAAGCGGTGCGGTTGACCAGCAGCCGGTCACCTACGTTCAGCGTCTGCTCCATGGACCCCGAAGGCACGGTGTACACCTTCACCAGGAAACCTTGAACGAGGGACACCACCGTGAGGGCGAGCAGAAGGTGAATCCATGGTGAGCGCAGCGGGCGACGACGGGTGGCGGCTTTTGCCGGCTTGGAACTCATGCTCTTTTTTCACTCATTGTGAGCCGACGTTACGATACCCGGGATGCACGGCAACAGCCGCTGCAGTCAAAAGGGCCAGGCCCGTTCGCGAAGGTTTCTAGCGCAGAACGGCCGTGAGCTTCTTGGCTGCTGCCAGGCCCGCCAAAGCTCCCAAGGTGTTGGCGAGAACGTCTGACAGAGCGGTCACCCTGCCAGGTACCAGCAGTTGGATAACTTCAATGGTCCCTGAAGACGCCGCGGCGAGAAGGGCTAGCGGCCACCAATTCCACAGCGTTGGTTTCAGCAGCCGGACCAACACCCCAAAAGGTACGAACATGACGATGTTGGCGATGAACTCCACGGCAACCCCGGCCGCATCGAAGGGAATGCCCAGCAGGGCAAGCCAGCCGGCAATCACGCCCACGAAGCCCGTCACGGTGCTGGCTTCGCGCGCGGGCAGGAAGACAACAAATGCGAGGGCAATCAAGTACGCCGTGAATAACGCCTTGAGCCATCCTGTGGAGAACTGCCGAGCAAGCACCATTGGCCTTCCTGACACTTCCGCGCCGTCCTGACATCAACCAACAACAACTATAGGAGCGAAGCCGCCGCCGCTTTATTGAACACCACACTTGGTCCATGGCGGTTCATAGTGTGTGATCTACCCCTCATGGAGCCTTTTTCGGCGTATGCTCTCCTCAGCGCAGGGTTAGAGGCGTTGTTCGCTTTTGGTGGGGCCACTTTCTAAGGCGGGGGTTCAGTGGCAGGAGTGAAGCACGGGGTTCTTCCCATGCGCTCAAAACTGCGGCAGGTTTTGCCGCTCTTTTTGGTGCCGGTTGCCGTCTGCATGGTTTTGCTGGTCTATGGTCTGGCGAGCGGTGCGGGGACCACGACGGCGCAACTCGCCGGCGACCTGGCAATCCTTCTGGCTGCGCTCACCGCGCTGACCACCCACACCCTTGCTGCCCGTAAACGCCGGGACAGCAATCCCGGCCGCTGGTTCATTGTGGCCGGGCTGGCCATCTGGAGCGCCGGGCAAATAGTGTGGACCATCAACGGCATCAGCTTGGACCATCAGTACCCGTTCCCGTCCTTCGCGGACATTGGCTTCGTCTGGTACGCGCTGCCCACTTCCATCGGCCTGGTCCTGCTGTTGAAAGGTCAAGGGCGGCGCATTCCCTTGCGCCGCACCATTTTGGACGCCGGAGTGGTGGCAAGCTCCACTTTCTTCATTGTGTGGAGCTCGGTGCTGGGTCCTTTGGCAGAGGCCACAGATCAGGACGCCTTTGCCCATGCAACGCAGATGGCCTATCCCATCGCCGACGTCTTCATGGTCTCCGTGGTGATCATCCTGACCATGCGGGCAGCCCGGGGCCGACGACTGCCCTGGCTGATCCTGGGAGCGGGCTTCTGGATTCTTGCCACCACAGACCTCGCGTACATGAGCTTCACGCTGCAGGGCATTACGGGAGTCACGGGATCTCCGTTGGCCCTGGGATGGGTACTTGCCTTCCTCCTGGTGGGTCTGAGCCCCCTGCTTCCGGAGGCAGGCACCACGCAGAAGGACGGGCGGGCTTACGCAGCTGCCCTTGAGCTGCTCCCCTACCTGCCCGTGTTCAGCGCAGTGTTCTTTTCCCGGACCCGCCCCATCGGGGAGGACCGCATTCTCCTGATCACCGGGCTTGCCGTGATTGTTTTCGTGATCGTGCGGCAGGTGCTGATCGTCGTCGAGAATGTAACGCTAACCCGCGATCTTGAATCCAAAGTGGCCGAACGCACCGCCGAGCTTCAGGGCATGGGGGCCATTGTGAACTCCTCCGGGGACGCCATCATCGGCGAAACCTCAGATGGCGTGATCACCAGTTGGAACCCCGGTGCTGAGCGCATCTTCGGGTATCCAGCCTCTGAAGCACTGGGCAGGAAAGGCGATTTCTTCGTTCCGCAGGACCTGCTGGAGAACGAACGAGCCGCTTTGCAGAGCACGGCACAAAGCGGTGCGGTGCAGAACTATGAAAGTCAACGCCGACGCAGCGATGGCGAGATCATTCCTGTGTCCGTCACCTTGTCCCCGGTGAGGGGTGAATCCGGCATCAGCGGTGTGGCCACCATCTCCCGGGACATCACCGAACGTAAAGCTGCCGAGAAGGAACTCCTCACGGCCCGCGAAGCAGCCTTGGAGGCCAGCCGCCTCAAGTCCGAGTTCCTGGCCACCATGAGTCATGAGATCCGGACACCGCTGAACGCGGTGATCGGCCTGACCTCGCTCATGATGGACACTCCCCTCAGCGAAGGGCAACGGCAATACGCCCAAGGAGTCAAAGGCGCCGGTGAAGTCCTGCTGACCCTCATCAACGACATCCTTGACTTCTCCAAGCTGGAAGCCGGAAAAGTGGATCTGGACATCAACGTCTTCGATCCCCGGGCCTTGGTGGAAGAAGTAGCCGGACTGGTGGTGGAAGCTGCGCAAGGGAAAAACCTGGAGCTCATCTCCTACTGCCACCCGGACGTTCCGGCCCGTCTGATGGGCGATTCCGGCCGTATCCGGCAGATCCTCCTGAACCTGTCATCCAACGCCGTGAAATTCACCCCCGCCGGCGAAGTGGAAGTCCAAGTCTCCGTCCTTGCCCAAGACCCTCACAACGCCTCATTGCGCTTCGAAGTCAGGGACACCGGCATTGGCATCAGCGCCCAAAACCATCAGCGGCTCTTCGAATCGTTCGCCCAAGCCGATGCCTCCACTACCCGCCGCTACGGAGGGACCGGACTGGGACTGGCCATCTCCCGGCGCCTCACGGAAGTCATGGGCGGCAAAATCGGCCTGGACAGTGAGCCCGGTGTGGGCAGCCGGTTCTGGTTTGACCTTGAACTGCCACTTGGCCCTGCCGACTCCGCCACGGAAACCTTGCCTGCCTCGCTGACCGGACGCAGGGTGCTGGTGGTGGACGACAACGCCACCAACCGCCTGGTCCTGGAAACACAATTGGCCAGTTGGGGCATGCT contains the following coding sequences:
- the paaA gene encoding 1,2-phenylacetyl-CoA epoxidase subunit PaaA; this encodes MASQNLQSVPAELSPEEQEREAAGQAYFDRIISEDSRIEPRDWMPAAYRKTLLRQISQHAHSEIIGMQPEANWITRAPSLKRKSILMAKVQDEAGHGLYLYSAAETLGQSRDQMMEDLIAGKARYSSIFNYPTISWADMGAIGWLVDGAAICNQVPLCRASYGPYGRAMVRICKEESFHQRQGFEILLELSNGTPAQKQMAQDAVNRWYAPSLMMFGPPDDDSPNSKQSMAWNIKRFSNDELRSRFVGMMVEQVRVLGLTLPDKDIRFNEETKKWEHGPLDWNEFKEVLAGRGPCNSQRVERRREAHENGAWVREAAVAYARKQAQKENAA
- a CDS encoding LCP family protein; this translates as MTLSSHAQNPSAEKGSRRQKSAKKTARNVLLGFAAAVLVVGLIAGAYVFNLVQTFNAGSTTIENAFPEESTRPQKAENNTAMNILVMGSDSRGAQLEVEANASSDQRADTLMLVHIPADRKEVYSISLMRDLWMDIPGKGESKINSALAYGGVPLMVQTVESLFDQRIDHVAMIDFEGFKGLTDALGGVEVDVRVPFAPSSGPTAGQVYKAGKHTLDGDQALAFVRERWAFSDGDYQRVKNQQTYLQAVIGKIIARETLTNPVTISNMVSAVSPFVGVDETFDAAAIGNLALSLKDVRAQDTVMFTLPTLGTGTSTDGQSIVLADTAAIADVAAALSTDQLGTYVAALTR
- the lepB gene encoding signal peptidase I, encoding MSSKPAKAATRRRPLRSPWIHLLLALTVVSLVQGFLVKVYTVPSGSMEQTLNVGDRLLVNRTAYTGTAPEHGDVVVFKKPTQWGPAPKHGVLRTSVGFFGELTGIGPANTEYLVKRVVGLPGDTVECCGVTGQVIVNSAAVAEPYVFQDLAFISGTTDCSTPVRSPRCFGPILLGEDQYLLMGDHRSDSQDSVTACRNEGSPAGCAKTVGRGDIIGRVDGFVLPLSKWGLRTPL
- a CDS encoding response regulator, whose protein sequence is MRSKLRQVLPLFLVPVAVCMVLLVYGLASGAGTTTAQLAGDLAILLAALTALTTHTLAARKRRDSNPGRWFIVAGLAIWSAGQIVWTINGISLDHQYPFPSFADIGFVWYALPTSIGLVLLLKGQGRRIPLRRTILDAGVVASSTFFIVWSSVLGPLAEATDQDAFAHATQMAYPIADVFMVSVVIILTMRAARGRRLPWLILGAGFWILATTDLAYMSFTLQGITGVTGSPLALGWVLAFLLVGLSPLLPEAGTTQKDGRAYAAALELLPYLPVFSAVFFSRTRPIGEDRILLITGLAVIVFVIVRQVLIVVENVTLTRDLESKVAERTAELQGMGAIVNSSGDAIIGETSDGVITSWNPGAERIFGYPASEALGRKGDFFVPQDLLENERAALQSTAQSGAVQNYESQRRRSDGEIIPVSVTLSPVRGESGISGVATISRDITERKAAEKELLTAREAALEASRLKSEFLATMSHEIRTPLNAVIGLTSLMMDTPLSEGQRQYAQGVKGAGEVLLTLINDILDFSKLEAGKVDLDINVFDPRALVEEVAGLVVEAAQGKNLELISYCHPDVPARLMGDSGRIRQILLNLSSNAVKFTPAGEVEVQVSVLAQDPHNASLRFEVRDTGIGISAQNHQRLFESFAQADASTTRRYGGTGLGLAISRRLTEVMGGKIGLDSEPGVGSRFWFDLELPLGPADSATETLPASLTGRRVLVVDDNATNRLVLETQLASWGMLPLSVADAASALDEYRAAALTSHPYEIAVVDMCMPDTDGLQLARNIKNDASGSGGPGIILLTSTMQVERSDLTSAGIREYLTKPVRSSELYNRLLRVLATKTAGAPAPPVLSGAEPSFESSDPAPRLGKLLVAEDNEVNQLVARGMANRLGYDVHIVEDGEQAVSAALSGNYAAVLMDCHMPVMDGFDATRAIRASKDHSARIPIIAMTAGALDEDRERCFAAGMDDYISKPVDLATLAEVLSRWVPQEQTPTADGRVGAVAAEDAGRAPASAAEAPPSNSVVLDPERLEILRQLGPSDGLGLLPEAVKAFRQDSQGALAAMRSALDTGDAATLEAAAHKLAGASGNIGASGAAALCKELELLGHREGKELEEKGPVLLEQLHAELARVDEALEHSLTGAPVRGSSVRGSS
- a CDS encoding VanZ family protein; translation: MVLARQFSTGWLKALFTAYLIALAFVVFLPAREASTVTGFVGVIAGWLALLGIPFDAAGVAVEFIANIVMFVPFGVLVRLLKPTLWNWWPLALLAAASSGTIEVIQLLVPGRVTALSDVLANTLGALAGLAAAKKLTAVLR
- a CDS encoding LysM domain-containing protein, yielding MNMNDVDLQNSLSNKSGSNIRQPQSTKAKLLIAGAVIAILALIPLFFGVVNWATQPAGDVDRNASQEQAQFSKGDSAEAPAALPVQDAEAEAAVPADVPAAEVPAAAPVADAPAPAPAAPAPEVAVPVPAAVEAAPAAPAGDPNLYTVVSGDTVGSIAARYGVDVTAMLAANGLSAYSVIVPGQVLKLTGPPIAVAAPAPAPAPAPAAPAAQAQAAAAPAAVAPAPAPAPAPAPAPAVRTIYVAGAGGQSMVDACIGPIHYTPTNAYATFITEHDFCGGWGRFSGISVGETVSIPGYGTFTATGRGQVPNPGSTNDVAAVFGGFPAVVLQTCIPGTSQMLVIALN
- a CDS encoding low molecular weight phosphatase family protein gives rise to the protein MESPQPFRILTVCTGNICRSPVAERLLQAGLNQVSPGSFEVRSAGTRAMVGEPIQPLSAQIISTFRGSPDDFAARQLTPRILKETDLVLAMTSKHRGEVLQLDASLLKRTFTVREFARMLSVLENRGDTTPAGNIAEFWRALPARAASVRHLALPSDPADNDVVDPYRRAEEVYHQMEDELAPAILGILRFARLTAPAQVS